Proteins encoded by one window of Arabidopsis thaliana chromosome 2, partial sequence:
- the UFD1 gene encoding ubiquitin fusion degradation 1 (ubiquitin fusion degradation 1 (UFD1); FUNCTIONS IN: molecular_function unknown; INVOLVED IN: ubiquitin-dependent protein catabolic process; LOCATED IN: endomembrane system; EXPRESSED IN: 24 plant structures; EXPRESSED DURING: 13 growth stages; CONTAINS InterPro DOMAIN/s: Ubiquitin fusion degradation protein UFD1 (InterPro:IPR004854); BEST Arabidopsis thaliana protein match is: Ubiquitin fusion degradation UFD1 family protein (TAIR:AT4G38930.2); Has 705 Blast hits to 703 proteins in 222 species: Archae - 8; Bacteria - 2; Metazoa - 165; Fungi - 211; Plants - 127; Viruses - 0; Other Eukaryotes - 192 (source: NCBI BLink).): MVLRFCCHLLTYSVSLLPPITMFFDGYHYHGTTFEQSYRCYPASFIDKPQLESGDKIIMPPSALDRLASLHIDYPMLFELRNAGIERVTHCGVLEFIAEEGMIYMPYWMMQNLLLQEGDIVRVRNVTLPKGTYVKLQPHTTDFLDISNPKAILETALRNYSCLTSGDSIMVPYNNKKYFIDIVETKPANAISIIETDCEVDFAPPLDYKEPERPTAPSAAKGPAKAEEVVDEPEPKFNPFTGSGRRLDGRPLAYEPAPASSSKGKQPVVANGNGQSSVASSSEKATRAQGKLVFGANGNRAPKEAAPKVGAAKETKKEEQEKKDEPKFQAFSGKKYSLRG; the protein is encoded by the exons ATGGTTCTTCGATTTT GTTGCCATTTGTTAACTTACTCTGTTAGTCTACTACCACCAATAACTATG TTTTTCGATGGATACCATTATCATGGAACAACCTTTGAGCAGAGTTACCGGTGTTATCCGGCATCTTTTATCGACAAG CCACAACTTGAAAGTGGTGACAAGA TTATAATGCCACCATCAGCCCTTGATCGTCTAG CCTCTTTGCATATTGACTATCCGATGCTGTTTGAGCTTCGTAATGCTGGAATTGAACGTGTTACACACTGTGGAGTCCTTGAGTTCATTGCAGAAGAAGGCATGATTTACATGCCATATTGG ATGATGCAGAATCTGCTGCTGCAAGAAGGAGACATTGTGAGAGTTAGAAATGTCACTCTTCCAAAGGGAACTTACGTTAAACTACAGCCCCACACAACAGACTTCCTGGATATATCCAACCCGAAAGCCAT CTTGGAGACTGCTTTGAGAAATTATTCATGCCTAACTAGTGGGGATAGCATTATGGTTCCATACAACAATAAGAAGTACTTCATAGATATAGTTGAAACAAAGCCTGCTAACGCAATCAGCATCATAGAAACAGACTGTGAGGTTGATTTCGCACCTCCCCTCGATTACAAGGAGCCTGAACGTCCCACAGCACCTTCTGCAGCTAAGGGTCCGGCAAAAG CTGAGGAGGTTGTGGATGAACCTGAACCAAAGTTCAACCCTTTCACCGGATCTGGAAGACGGTTAGATGGGAGACCTCTTGCCTATGAGCCAGCGCCAGCCTCTAGCTCAAAAGGCAAACAACCTGTTGTCGCTAATGGTAATGGACAGTCATCTGTAGCAAGTAGCTCAGAGAAAGCTACACGAGCTCAGGGAAAGCTTGTATTTGGGGCTAACGGAAACCGTGCTCCAAAAGAAGCTGCTCCGAAA gttgGAGCTgcaaaagagacaaagaaagaggaacaagagaagaaagacgAGCCCAAGTTTCAAGCTTTCTCTGGGAAGAAGTATTCATTGAGGGGTTGA
- the UFD1 gene encoding ubiquitin fusion degradation 1 (ubiquitin fusion degradation 1 (UFD1); FUNCTIONS IN: molecular_function unknown; INVOLVED IN: ubiquitin-dependent protein catabolic process; EXPRESSED IN: 24 plant structures; EXPRESSED DURING: 13 growth stages; CONTAINS InterPro DOMAIN/s: Ubiquitin fusion degradation protein UFD1 (InterPro:IPR004854); BEST Arabidopsis thaliana protein match is: Ubiquitin fusion degradation UFD1 family protein (TAIR:AT4G38930.2); Has 35333 Blast hits to 34131 proteins in 2444 species: Archae - 798; Bacteria - 22429; Metazoa - 974; Fungi - 991; Plants - 531; Viruses - 0; Other Eukaryotes - 9610 (source: NCBI BLink).) produces MFFDGYHYHGTTFEQSYRCYPASFIDKPQLESGDKIIMPPSALDRLASLHIDYPMLFELRNAGIERVTHCGVLEFIAEEGMIYMPYWMMQNLLLQEGDIVRVRNVTLPKGTYVKLQPHTTDFLDISNPKAILETALRNYSCLTSGDSIMVPYNNKKYFIDIVETKPANAISIIETDCEVDFAPPLDYKEPERPTAPSAAKGPAKAEEVVDEPEPKFNPFTGSGRRLDGRPLAYEPAPASSSKGKQPVVANGNGQSSVASSSEKATRAQGKLVFGANGNRAPKEAAPKVGAAKETKKEEQEKKDEPKFQAFSGKKYSLRG; encoded by the exons ATG TTTTTCGATGGATACCATTATCATGGAACAACCTTTGAGCAGAGTTACCGGTGTTATCCGGCATCTTTTATCGACAAG CCACAACTTGAAAGTGGTGACAAGA TTATAATGCCACCATCAGCCCTTGATCGTCTAG CCTCTTTGCATATTGACTATCCGATGCTGTTTGAGCTTCGTAATGCTGGAATTGAACGTGTTACACACTGTGGAGTCCTTGAGTTCATTGCAGAAGAAGGCATGATTTACATGCCATATTGG ATGATGCAGAATCTGCTGCTGCAAGAAGGAGACATTGTGAGAGTTAGAAATGTCACTCTTCCAAAGGGAACTTACGTTAAACTACAGCCCCACACAACAGACTTCCTGGATATATCCAACCCGAAAGCCAT CTTGGAGACTGCTTTGAGAAATTATTCATGCCTAACTAGTGGGGATAGCATTATGGTTCCATACAACAATAAGAAGTACTTCATAGATATAGTTGAAACAAAGCCTGCTAACGCAATCAGCATCATAGAAACAGACTGTGAGGTTGATTTCGCACCTCCCCTCGATTACAAGGAGCCTGAACGTCCCACAGCACCTTCTGCAGCTAAGGGTCCGGCAAAAG CTGAGGAGGTTGTGGATGAACCTGAACCAAAGTTCAACCCTTTCACCGGATCTGGAAGACGGTTAGATGGGAGACCTCTTGCCTATGAGCCAGCGCCAGCCTCTAGCTCAAAAGGCAAACAACCTGTTGTCGCTAATGGTAATGGACAGTCATCTGTAGCAAGTAGCTCAGAGAAAGCTACACGAGCTCAGGGAAAGCTTGTATTTGGGGCTAACGGAAACCGTGCTCCAAAAGAAGCTGCTCCGAAA gttgGAGCTgcaaaagagacaaagaaagaggaacaagagaagaaagacgAGCCCAAGTTTCAAGCTTTCTCTGGGAAGAAGTATTCATTGAGGGGTTGA
- the SULA gene encoding NAD(P)-binding Rossmann-fold superfamily protein (SULA; FUNCTIONS IN: coenzyme binding, binding, catalytic activity; INVOLVED IN: chloroplast fission; LOCATED IN: chloroplast, plastid, chloroplast envelope; EXPRESSED IN: 22 plant structures; EXPRESSED DURING: 13 growth stages; CONTAINS InterPro DOMAIN/s: Sugar nucleotide epimerase YfcH, putative (InterPro:IPR010099), NAD-dependent epimerase/dehydratase (InterPro:IPR001509), Domain of unknown function DUF1731, C-terminal (InterPro:IPR013549), NAD(P)-binding domain (InterPro:IPR016040); BEST Arabidopsis thaliana protein match is: NAD(P)-binding Rossmann-fold superfamily protein (TAIR:AT4G33360.2); Has 4854 Blast hits to 4853 proteins in 1452 species: Archae - 38; Bacteria - 3329; Metazoa - 111; Fungi - 30; Plants - 185; Viruses - 0; Other Eukaryotes - 1161 (source: NCBI BLink).), giving the protein MELLCSPTSLSSSFALSSALLVPRSFSMPGTRRFMVLCSSQKESQMTVSVTGATGFIGRRLVQRLRADNHAIRVLTRSKSKAEQIFPAKDFPGIVIAEESEWKNCVQGSTAVVNLAGLPISTRWSPEIKKEIKGSRIRVTSKVVDLINNSPAEARPTVLVSATAVGYYGTSETGVFDENSPSGKDYLAEVCREWEGTALKANKDVRVALIRIGVVLGKDGGALAMMIPFFQMFAGGPLGSGQQWFSWIHVDDLVNLIYEALTNPSYKGVINGTAPNPVRLGEMCQQLGSVLSRPSWLPVPDFALKALLGEGATVVLEGQKVLPVRAKELGFEFKYKYVKDALRAIMQ; this is encoded by the exons ATGCCAGGGACAAGGAGATTCATGGTTCTGTGTAGTTCCCAGAAG GAAAGTCAGATGACAGTGTCAGTAACTGGAGCAACTGGATTCATAGGGAGACGATTGGTTCAGAGACTTCGTGCTG ATAACCACGCTATCCGGGTCTTAACACGCTCTAAATCCAAAGCTGAGCAAATATTTCCTG CCAAGGACTTCCCAGGTATTGTGATTGCAGAAGAATCGGAGTGGAAGAACTGTGTACAAGGCTCTACTGCTGTTGTGAACTTGGCAGGACTGCCTATTAGTACAAGGTGGTCTCCCGAG ATCAAGAAAGAGATTAAGGGCAGCCGGATCCGTGTCACCTCCAAA GTTGTTGACTTAATCAATAATTCACCAGCAGAAGCTAGGCCTACCGTTCTAGTTAGCGCCACGGCTGTTGGTTACTATG GTACTAGTGAGACAGGAGTATTCGACGAAAATAGTCCATCAGGGAAGGACTATCTTGCAGAG GTTTGCAGAGAATGGGAAGGAACTGCATTGAAAGCAAATAAGGATGTTAGAGTGGCACTTATCCGCATTGGTGTTGTTCTTGGCAAAGACGGTGGAGCTTTGG CCATGATGATACCCTTTTTCCAAATGTTTGCTGGAGGACCTCTGGGTTCCGGACAACAATG GTTCTCTTGGATTCACGTGGATGACTTGGTGAACTTAATTTACGAGGCCCTCACTAATCCATCTTATAAAG GAGTTATTAATGGGACTGCGCCGAATCCGGTTAGGCTTGGGGAAATGTGCCAGCAGCTAGGCAGTGTTCTTAGCCGACCATCGTGGCTACCAGTTCCTGACTTTGCACTCAAAGCTTTGCTCGGAGAAGGTGCCACTGTAGTTCTGGAGGGACAGAAGGTATTACCTGTAAGAGCCAAAGAGCTTGGTTTTGAATTCAAGTATAAATACGTGAAGGATGCACTCAGAGCCATTATGCAATAA